One Fontisphaera persica DNA window includes the following coding sequences:
- a CDS encoding S41 family peptidase, whose protein sequence is MKRRIYFGVLTTLVILNLVIGARIYFYSVAAAPQDDAYPNLKLFTTVLERVRMDYVDADKVSYQSLIRGALKGMLNTLDPHSEYLEPVRYEDLKKDTEGAFGGVGLVVTTNQGVLMVVEPMEDTPGARAGILPGDEILKIDGQSTERMGFQDAVQRLRGKPGSEVVLTIHRPSSGQVSDFKLQRAEIKIHTVKDLNNRREFALGPDKIGYVRLLQFGEQTASDLEQALRKLESQGMQGLVLDLRDNPGGLLDQAVKVAEKFLPPRSLVVSTEGRNPAHRSEYRAGSRNTHPRLPMVVLVNDASASASEIVAGCLQDYQRAIIVGEQTFGKGSVQSIVQLNDGSALRLTTAKYYTPSHKVIHERGITPDIVVPMGDQARRDLQLLRAPGGLANLTEEEAQRVRQARDVQLERAMDLLRGITLFTRKEPPAGKTAMK, encoded by the coding sequence ATGAAAAGACGCATTTACTTTGGGGTGCTGACCACGCTGGTGATTCTCAACCTGGTCATTGGCGCCCGCATCTATTTTTATTCAGTGGCGGCGGCGCCGCAGGATGATGCCTATCCCAACCTCAAGCTTTTCACCACCGTGCTCGAGCGGGTGCGCATGGATTATGTGGACGCCGACAAGGTGAGCTATCAATCGCTCATTCGTGGGGCGCTCAAGGGGATGTTGAACACGCTGGACCCGCACAGCGAATATCTGGAGCCGGTCCGGTATGAGGATTTGAAGAAAGATACCGAGGGCGCGTTTGGGGGGGTGGGGCTGGTGGTCACCACCAACCAGGGCGTGCTCATGGTGGTGGAGCCGATGGAGGACACGCCGGGGGCGCGAGCGGGCATTTTGCCGGGGGATGAGATTTTGAAGATTGACGGGCAAAGCACCGAGCGAATGGGGTTTCAGGATGCCGTGCAGCGGTTGCGGGGCAAGCCGGGCAGCGAGGTGGTGCTGACCATTCACCGCCCGAGCAGTGGACAGGTGAGCGACTTCAAATTGCAGCGGGCCGAAATTAAAATCCACACCGTCAAAGACCTGAACAACCGGCGGGAGTTTGCCCTGGGGCCGGACAAAATTGGTTATGTGCGTCTGTTGCAATTTGGCGAGCAAACGGCCTCGGATTTGGAGCAGGCCTTGCGCAAGCTCGAGAGCCAGGGGATGCAGGGCCTGGTGCTGGATTTGCGGGACAATCCCGGCGGCCTGCTGGACCAGGCGGTCAAGGTGGCGGAGAAGTTTCTGCCGCCTCGCTCGCTGGTGGTCTCCACCGAGGGCCGCAACCCGGCCCATCGCAGTGAATACCGCGCTGGCAGCCGCAACACGCATCCGCGCCTGCCCATGGTGGTGCTGGTGAACGACGCCAGCGCCAGCGCCTCGGAGATTGTGGCTGGCTGCCTGCAGGATTACCAGCGGGCCATCATTGTGGGCGAGCAAACTTTCGGCAAAGGCTCCGTGCAAAGCATTGTGCAATTAAATGACGGCTCGGCGCTGCGGCTGACCACCGCCAAATATTACACGCCCAGTCACAAGGTGATTCATGAGCGCGGCATCACGCCGGACATTGTGGTGCCCATGGGCGACCAAGCGCGGCGGGATTTGCAGCTCCTGCGCGCCCCGGGGGGGCTGGCCAATCTGACCGAGGAGGAGGCCCAGCGCGTGCGCCAGGCGCGTGATGTGCAGTTGGAGCGGGCCATGGACTTGTTGCGGGGCATCACCTTGTTCACCCGCAAAGAGCCGCCCGCCGGCAAGACGGCCATGAAATAA
- the tsaD gene encoding tRNA (adenosine(37)-N6)-threonylcarbamoyltransferase complex transferase subunit TsaD — MPTVLAIETSCDETSAAVVCAGRVLANVVSSQIHIHAEHGGVVPELAVREHLRNLPVVVREALQRAGITPADIELLAATRGPGLPTALMAGLKMAQGMAYALNRPLVGVHHHEAHLYSPWIGGQPPQAEWEQLQPNVSLIVSGGHTMLVWVKGPLQHQLLGATVDDAAGECFDKTAKMLGLPYPGGPIMDRLAAQGDPRAFDFPRPMLNEDSDDFSFSGLKTSVRYFLDKQPGLADDPQQLRNLCASVQAAIVETLVGKTLRAARRCRVKCVTASGGVTCNSSLRRELARACAAAGLSLRLASPEFCSDNAAMIGVLAEQKWRLGLEPTDLDADICPRWDLAATWGSA, encoded by the coding sequence ATGCCCACGGTTTTGGCCATTGAAACGTCCTGCGATGAAACCAGCGCCGCCGTGGTGTGCGCGGGCCGGGTGCTGGCCAACGTGGTTTCTTCCCAGATTCACATTCACGCCGAGCATGGCGGCGTGGTGCCCGAGCTGGCCGTGCGCGAGCATTTGCGCAACCTGCCGGTGGTGGTGCGGGAGGCCCTGCAACGCGCCGGAATAACGCCCGCGGACATTGAGCTGCTGGCGGCTACGCGCGGACCCGGACTGCCCACGGCCTTGATGGCTGGCCTCAAAATGGCGCAGGGCATGGCGTATGCCCTGAACCGGCCGCTGGTGGGGGTGCATCACCATGAGGCGCATTTGTACTCGCCCTGGATTGGCGGGCAACCGCCTCAAGCAGAATGGGAGCAGTTGCAACCCAATGTTTCCCTCATCGTCAGCGGCGGGCATACCATGCTGGTTTGGGTCAAGGGTCCCTTGCAACACCAGCTCCTGGGGGCCACCGTGGATGATGCGGCCGGGGAGTGTTTCGACAAAACGGCCAAAATGCTCGGCCTGCCCTATCCCGGCGGCCCCATCATGGACCGCCTGGCCGCCCAGGGAGACCCGCGGGCGTTTGATTTTCCACGCCCGATGTTAAACGAAGACAGCGACGATTTTAGTTTCAGCGGGCTGAAGACTTCCGTCCGTTATTTTCTGGATAAGCAACCCGGGCTGGCCGATGACCCGCAGCAATTGCGTAATCTCTGCGCCAGCGTGCAGGCCGCCATTGTGGAAACTTTGGTGGGCAAGACCCTCCGGGCGGCCCGGCGGTGCCGGGTTAAATGTGTAACAGCTTCTGGCGGAGTCACATGCAACAGCAGTCTGCGCCGGGAACTGGCCCGCGCCTGTGCTGCCGCTGGCCTCAGCCTGCGGCTGGCTTCCCCTGAATTTTGCTCGGATAACGCGGCGATGATTGGGGTGCTGGCGGAACAAAAATGGCGGCTGGGGCTGGAGCCCACCGATTTGGATGCGGATATTTGCCCACGGTGGGATTTGGCTGCAACCTGGGGGAGTGCATGA
- a CDS encoding polysaccharide biosynthesis/export family protein yields the protein MSGPKAVWVLLLMGAWAGAALAQSGATNPPAPASTNAPARPGDDFRLGVGDKLLYWIEDDPVKGAEPDTVTVNALGNATFRVTRGSDLSITLNVAGRTLAETAAEIKRRLDADYYHDARVKLELKETTPRFGQVLFIGRGTRGNMLQLVPGEEKRIFEAVFQVGVNEWANLRKVKLIRVDPATQKTETKIIDLEEIRRGNRANNIILQPGDIIDVPERTFNFGG from the coding sequence ATGAGTGGACCAAAGGCCGTCTGGGTCTTGCTGCTGATGGGAGCGTGGGCTGGCGCCGCCCTCGCCCAGAGCGGGGCCACCAACCCTCCAGCGCCTGCGTCCACCAATGCGCCCGCGCGCCCCGGCGATGACTTCCGGCTGGGAGTGGGGGACAAGCTGCTGTACTGGATTGAAGATGACCCCGTCAAGGGCGCGGAGCCGGATACCGTCACCGTGAACGCCCTGGGCAACGCCACGTTCCGGGTCACGCGCGGTTCGGACTTGTCCATCACTTTGAATGTGGCCGGCCGCACGCTGGCGGAGACGGCGGCGGAAATCAAACGGCGGCTGGACGCTGATTATTATCACGATGCCCGGGTGAAGCTGGAGCTGAAGGAAACCACGCCGCGGTTTGGGCAGGTGTTGTTCATTGGCCGCGGCACGCGCGGCAACATGCTGCAACTGGTGCCGGGCGAGGAAAAACGCATCTTCGAGGCGGTGTTTCAAGTGGGGGTGAATGAGTGGGCCAACTTGCGCAAGGTCAAACTCATTCGCGTGGATCCGGCCACCCAGAAGACCGAAACCAAGATCATTGACCTGGAAGAAATCCGGCGGGGCAACCGCGCCAACAACATCATTTTGCAGCCGGGGGACATCATTGACGTGCCGGAGCGCACCTTTAACTTTGGCGGTTGA
- a CDS encoding polysaccharide biosynthesis tyrosine autokinase has product MSANATPEARGVDSFDTPLMDRINLYFRLRRYIKMLARRWFILLLTVAVGVGMAAHRAYSMPKIYRAISKIGIASRVVTPFDNKAAVLVDINSFYDTHLQYLQSTKVRERVLAKIRADERLAGMSGPASASATKGLGFFLITVDATNFLFAQQYALHWAREFMSFKEELTASTVDLSLAETQREIERYERKLEKARQDLLAFQVKHNIASVKETADAAQQRLDKLLDEMTAVQTLRQRLENKSSRDLLKGGMVETRRLPERSSSDTSNPAPQTGDTLERLLSESKYAELEFRLLSKEDEVKKYSATLKPRHPFMQNLLAEVDKLKREMQYQLDLIEDKRLARIESLKRDEESYKPLIEDLRKQVFESRNIQNQFDRLKSDETDIKNELESLRRKARALEASNTRGDKELAILEEGIGSPVPISPNRQKIILVGLLLGLAAGCGIIYLLDKLDDRLELAEDIEAELGLPILGQVPLLGSRQAKPRILITQMEEHSMFAESIRVVRSAIMLGVESPEKQVQIITSAVPGDGKTTFSVNYAITLALAGNRVLLVDADLRRGNVNGFFNLEREQGLAEILGGEVHWLDVVKDTSVAQLKLITTGKLPGNPGELLIGPITAQFIREARQQYDFVVFDCPPLTAIDDAFALAGHADGLLFVVRAGKTSMRFARNALNAVQQRGGRIFGVVLNGITADNPYYYYNYYYHGYYRSRERKSSKESQAADVKPGKVMPPPRKTAAKPGTGVPVEETKEN; this is encoded by the coding sequence ATGAGCGCAAACGCCACTCCCGAAGCCCGCGGCGTGGACAGCTTTGACACGCCGCTGATGGATCGCATCAACCTGTATTTCCGGTTGCGGCGGTACATCAAGATGCTGGCGCGGCGGTGGTTTATCTTATTGCTGACGGTGGCGGTGGGGGTGGGCATGGCGGCGCATCGCGCCTACAGCATGCCGAAAATCTACCGCGCCATTTCCAAGATTGGCATTGCCTCCCGCGTGGTCACGCCATTTGACAACAAGGCGGCGGTGCTGGTGGACATCAACAGCTTCTACGACACCCATCTGCAATACCTCCAAAGCACCAAGGTGCGCGAGCGCGTGCTGGCCAAAATCCGCGCCGATGAGCGCCTGGCCGGGATGAGCGGCCCGGCCAGCGCCAGCGCCACCAAGGGCCTGGGTTTTTTCCTGATTACGGTGGACGCCACCAATTTCCTCTTCGCCCAGCAATACGCCCTTCACTGGGCGCGCGAGTTCATGAGCTTCAAGGAGGAGCTGACCGCCAGCACGGTGGATTTGAGCCTGGCGGAGACCCAGCGCGAAATTGAACGCTACGAGCGCAAGCTCGAAAAAGCGCGGCAGGATTTGCTGGCCTTTCAGGTCAAACACAACATCGCCAGCGTCAAGGAAACCGCCGATGCCGCCCAGCAGCGCCTGGACAAGCTGCTGGATGAAATGACCGCCGTCCAGACCCTGCGCCAGCGCCTGGAGAACAAATCCAGCCGCGACCTGCTCAAAGGCGGCATGGTGGAAACGCGCCGCCTGCCGGAGCGCTCCAGCAGCGACACCTCCAACCCCGCCCCCCAGACGGGGGACACCCTGGAGCGGCTGCTGAGCGAGTCCAAGTATGCCGAGCTGGAATTCCGGCTGTTGAGCAAGGAGGACGAAGTGAAAAAATACTCGGCCACCCTCAAGCCGCGGCATCCGTTCATGCAAAATCTGCTGGCGGAAGTGGACAAGTTAAAACGGGAGATGCAGTACCAGTTGGATTTGATTGAAGACAAGCGTTTGGCACGCATCGAGTCGCTGAAGCGCGATGAGGAGAGCTACAAACCGCTGATTGAGGATTTACGCAAGCAGGTGTTTGAATCGCGCAACATTCAGAATCAATTTGACCGGCTCAAGAGCGACGAAACCGACATTAAAAACGAGCTGGAAAGCCTGCGGCGCAAGGCGCGGGCGCTGGAAGCCAGCAACACACGGGGCGACAAGGAGCTGGCCATTTTGGAAGAAGGCATCGGTTCGCCCGTGCCCATCAGTCCCAACCGCCAAAAAATCATCCTGGTGGGCTTGTTGCTGGGACTGGCGGCGGGGTGCGGCATCATCTACCTGCTGGACAAACTCGATGACCGCCTCGAGCTGGCGGAAGACATTGAGGCGGAGCTGGGCCTGCCCATCCTGGGGCAGGTGCCGCTGCTGGGCAGCCGGCAGGCCAAACCGCGCATTCTCATCACCCAGATGGAGGAGCACAGCATGTTTGCGGAAAGCATCCGCGTGGTGCGCTCGGCCATCATGCTGGGGGTGGAAAGCCCGGAAAAGCAGGTGCAAATCATCACCAGCGCCGTGCCGGGCGACGGCAAAACGACCTTCTCGGTGAACTATGCCATCACCCTGGCGCTGGCCGGCAACCGGGTGTTGCTGGTGGATGCCGATTTGCGCCGCGGCAATGTGAATGGTTTTTTCAATCTGGAACGAGAGCAGGGTCTGGCGGAAATCCTGGGGGGGGAAGTCCACTGGCTGGACGTGGTGAAAGATACCTCCGTGGCCCAGCTCAAACTCATCACCACCGGCAAGCTGCCGGGGAACCCGGGGGAGTTGTTGATTGGCCCCATCACCGCCCAATTCATTCGGGAAGCCCGTCAACAATACGATTTTGTCGTGTTCGACTGTCCGCCCCTCACGGCCATTGACGACGCCTTTGCCCTGGCGGGACACGCCGATGGTTTGTTGTTTGTGGTGCGGGCTGGCAAAACCTCCATGCGTTTTGCGCGCAACGCCCTCAATGCCGTCCAACAACGGGGCGGGCGCATTTTCGGGGTGGTGTTAAACGGCATCACGGCGGACAACCCTTACTACTACTACAACTACTATTACCACGGCTATTATCGGAGCCGCGAGCGCAAGTCGTCCAAAGAAAGCCAGGCGGCGGACGTCAAGCCTGGCAAGGTCATGCCTCCACCGCGCAAGACTGCGGCCAAGCCGGGGACCGGCGTGCCGGTGGAGGAAACCAAGGAGAATTAA
- a CDS encoding sugar transferase: MLRRSSLLRTRVHQVMDTGLHLLALWLAHEIRAKNLLGRDPIAPFDEFMWLWLVIAPAAWISLSWLGFYQRPLFFSRRRTALMLFKASFVTTLAAILAMFLFREQLARGVLVLYGGISFTLLLAKELLLSGLYHTGHGRDQLEKRVIVVGGNEGDLRILRDKLKALGSGSATVVAELNLERNQVSELAGLLHQHSAGAVLVHCGHSNFREAEHILRTCELEGVEAWLVASFFKTHTYRTSLDEFLDLPVMVFRSAPEASWQALAKQVMDYTGALVGLLLLAPLLLFIALLIRLTSPGPVLFRQERCGLHGKPFVMLKFRTMVTNAEQLRHELESLNEMQGPVFKLSRDPRVTPVGRILRKYSLDELPQLINVLRGEMSLVGPRPLPVNEVARFDDVSHRRRLSVKPGLTCLWQISGRNNVSDFREWVRLDLEYIDHWSLWLDFKILLRTIPAVLQGTGAR, from the coding sequence ATGCTGCGACGCTCCAGCCTCCTGCGCACGCGGGTCCATCAGGTGATGGACACCGGCCTGCATTTGCTGGCGTTGTGGCTGGCCCACGAGATTCGCGCCAAAAACCTTCTGGGCCGCGACCCCATTGCGCCCTTTGACGAGTTCATGTGGCTGTGGCTGGTCATCGCCCCTGCCGCGTGGATTAGCCTGAGCTGGCTGGGCTTTTACCAGCGCCCGCTCTTTTTCTCCCGCCGCCGCACCGCCCTCATGTTGTTCAAGGCCAGCTTCGTCACCACCCTCGCCGCCATTCTGGCCATGTTCCTGTTCCGCGAGCAACTGGCCCGCGGCGTGCTGGTGCTCTACGGCGGCATCAGCTTCACCCTGCTGCTGGCCAAGGAGCTGCTCCTGAGCGGCCTGTACCACACCGGCCATGGGCGCGACCAGCTTGAAAAGCGCGTCATTGTGGTGGGCGGCAACGAGGGCGACCTGCGAATTTTGCGCGACAAGCTCAAAGCCCTGGGCTCCGGCTCCGCCACCGTGGTGGCGGAATTGAATCTGGAGCGCAACCAGGTGAGCGAACTGGCTGGCCTCCTGCATCAACACTCCGCCGGCGCCGTGCTGGTGCATTGCGGCCACTCCAATTTCCGCGAGGCCGAGCACATCCTGCGCACCTGCGAGCTGGAGGGCGTGGAGGCCTGGCTCGTGGCCAGCTTCTTCAAAACGCACACCTATCGCACCTCGCTGGACGAATTCCTGGACCTGCCGGTCATGGTTTTTCGCAGCGCGCCTGAGGCCAGTTGGCAGGCGCTGGCCAAACAGGTCATGGATTACACCGGCGCGCTGGTGGGCCTGCTGCTGCTGGCGCCGCTCCTGCTCTTCATCGCCCTGCTCATCCGCCTCACCAGCCCCGGACCGGTGCTTTTCCGCCAGGAACGTTGCGGGCTGCACGGCAAGCCTTTCGTCATGCTCAAATTCCGCACCATGGTCACCAATGCCGAGCAGCTCCGGCATGAACTGGAATCGCTCAACGAAATGCAAGGGCCGGTGTTCAAACTCTCCCGCGACCCGCGGGTCACCCCCGTGGGCCGCATCTTGCGCAAGTACAGCCTGGACGAGCTGCCCCAGCTCATCAATGTGCTCCGCGGGGAAATGAGCCTGGTGGGGCCGCGCCCCCTGCCGGTCAACGAAGTGGCGCGCTTTGATGATGTCTCCCACCGCCGCCGCCTGAGCGTCAAACCCGGCCTCACCTGCCTCTGGCAAATCAGCGGGCGCAATAACGTCAGCGACTTCAGGGAATGGGTGCGGCTGGACCTGGAATACATTGACCATTGGTCCTTGTGGCTGGATTTCAAAATCCTCCTCCGCACCATCCCGGCAGTCTTGCAGGGCACCGGGGCGCGGTAA
- a CDS encoding exosortase-associated EpsI family protein, producing the protein MKQRAWWVFLAALALMAGTGMVLHRAGTRQHLGAPGVKLVNEPTYGEDGRLVMPQSVYLPPSVLGASSTSVPISKLELIWLPADTTYGRRLYEWPDDRKLLVSVVLMGSDRTSIHKPEFCLNGQGWEYKATDTEVIHVPMTRPVEYSLPVMKVQATKTMQTPRGEITLRGMYLYWFVTNQEISALHTRRVWSQTLHMLRTGELQRWAYISLFTTCLPGQEAPTVEWMTRWIQEAAPQFQVPPAVPALPRTQAAP; encoded by the coding sequence ATGAAGCAACGCGCATGGTGGGTCTTCCTGGCCGCCCTCGCCCTGATGGCGGGGACGGGCATGGTGTTGCATCGCGCCGGCACCCGCCAGCATCTGGGCGCGCCCGGCGTGAAGCTGGTGAATGAACCCACCTACGGCGAGGACGGCCGCCTGGTGATGCCGCAAAGCGTGTACCTGCCGCCCTCCGTCCTGGGCGCCTCTTCCACCTCCGTGCCCATCAGCAAACTGGAATTAATCTGGCTGCCCGCCGACACCACCTACGGCCGGCGGTTGTATGAGTGGCCGGATGACCGCAAACTGCTGGTCAGCGTGGTCCTGATGGGCAGCGACCGGACCAGCATTCACAAGCCGGAATTCTGCCTCAACGGCCAGGGGTGGGAATACAAGGCCACCGACACGGAAGTCATTCACGTGCCCATGACCCGGCCGGTGGAATACTCCCTGCCCGTGATGAAAGTGCAAGCCACCAAAACCATGCAAACGCCCCGCGGCGAAATCACCCTGCGCGGGATGTACCTGTACTGGTTTGTCACCAATCAGGAAATCTCCGCCTTGCACACCCGCCGGGTCTGGTCCCAAACCCTGCACATGCTGCGCACGGGGGAGCTGCAGCGCTGGGCTTACATCTCCCTCTTCACCACCTGCCTGCCGGGGCAGGAAGCGCCCACGGTGGAGTGGATGACGCGCTGGATTCAGGAGGCGGCGCCGCAATTCCAGGTGCCGCCCGCCGTGCCCGCACTCCCGCGCACCCAAGCCGCTCCGTAG